Proteins co-encoded in one Synergistes jonesii genomic window:
- a CDS encoding mandelate racemase/muconate lactonizing enzyme family protein, with translation MKISKVEVICLRIPGYDEACEWGDDAFIVKVFTDEGLVGIGESDTSPLVAKAMIDAPESNLYCGGLRRLLVGENPLEIQKLWDKMYWSSNYNGRRGVGIHAMSAVDIALWDIASQYYNVPIHMLLGGKYRDKIRAYGTFIPADSPDDNKIIVRDLINQGFTSLKFGGGILGDDPESDVAIVEAAREEAGKDFDLSIDIATKWRTYGHAASMFKRLERFNLNWIEEPILSDDMNGYARLSRLAATRISGGESLTTRYEFNEFIKRSKVDIVQPDITRCGGISEIRKVYDIAAMQGTKLVPHGFSTGILLAATVQFLAAAEQCDLMEYSQSTSPLFTRLVKNRIPFVGGYVTVPDCIGLGVELDEDLIDKYRMA, from the coding sequence ATGAAGATATCAAAAGTTGAAGTAATTTGTTTGCGTATACCTGGTTATGACGAGGCTTGTGAGTGGGGCGACGATGCCTTCATCGTGAAAGTATTTACTGACGAAGGGCTCGTAGGTATCGGAGAAAGCGATACGTCGCCGCTCGTAGCAAAGGCGATGATTGATGCGCCGGAGTCAAACCTATATTGCGGCGGGCTGCGCAGGCTTCTGGTTGGGGAGAATCCGTTAGAAATTCAGAAGCTGTGGGATAAGATGTATTGGTCGTCAAATTATAATGGAAGAAGAGGCGTTGGAATTCATGCAATGAGCGCGGTGGATATTGCACTTTGGGATATTGCTTCGCAGTACTATAATGTCCCAATCCACATGTTGCTCGGAGGAAAGTACAGGGATAAGATTAGAGCTTATGGAACGTTTATACCCGCTGACTCGCCTGATGATAACAAAATCATAGTCCGCGATTTGATAAATCAAGGGTTTACAAGTCTCAAATTTGGAGGCGGCATTCTTGGCGATGATCCAGAGAGTGACGTAGCCATAGTCGAGGCGGCCAGAGAAGAAGCGGGCAAGGATTTTGATTTATCTATCGACATAGCAACAAAATGGCGCACATACGGACATGCCGCCAGCATGTTTAAACGTTTGGAACGATTTAATCTTAACTGGATAGAGGAACCGATCCTCTCCGACGACATGAACGGATACGCTCGCCTTTCTCGCCTCGCTGCGACGAGAATTTCCGGGGGCGAATCTTTAACGACGCGCTATGAGTTCAATGAATTTATAAAGAGGTCTAAGGTAGACATTGTGCAGCCAGATATAACCCGTTGCGGTGGAATAAGCGAAATCAGGAAAGTATACGACATTGCGGCAATGCAGGGGACTAAACTTGTCCCGCATGGTTTCAGCACCGGGATTCTTCTTGCTGCAACGGTCCAGTTCCTCGCGGCTGCCGAACAGTGTGATTTGATGGAATATTCTCAGAGCACAAGCCCGTTATTCACAAGACTTGTCAAAAATCGCATTCCCTTTGTTGGCGGGTACGTTACTGTCCCAGACTGCATTGGCCTAGGTGTCGAATTAGACGAAGATTTGATCGACAAATACCGCATGGCTTAG
- a CDS encoding sigma 54-interacting transcriptional regulator: MSPMHMQINTPLDGNELSKIIDCMYDEVIIYDGNYNIVYVNQACCRHYGCTPEYMIGKNFFDFINADWWDPSILPIVYKEKRTYAIKQKTYIGAELLTIAVPIFDESKNIKYVVMNVRDNISNIDLYNPQYLYIDSANENIKPISESKIMKELLQKVKKIGQMDVPCIIRGESGVGKKVVGRYLHAISKRKDKPLIVIDCDLASDEQLENKIKELLAYIKGEDSTAEFTSGSTLLFCNISQMPMKSQVLLSQFFPMDNKKMNAIKIIATTSKNLNIMMKNGQFREDLYYKLNVAEIYVPPLRRRREDIRPLIYIFLQNFCKQYGVTRQFTNGVIKAMVNSEWGRNVSELKFLVERLVVMSENIVIDVNQLPINFFGISDTDEPPIEGSSESFDEKMDMYEHYVINDAYQKFKTSRNLAKHLGLSQTKANNLIRKHIRTEDKN; encoded by the coding sequence ATGTCACCTATGCATATGCAGATTAATACCCCCCTTGATGGGAACGAGCTCTCCAAAATTATTGATTGCATGTACGACGAAGTGATAATTTATGATGGCAATTACAACATTGTTTATGTCAACCAAGCGTGCTGTAGACACTACGGCTGCACCCCCGAGTACATGATTGGCAAAAACTTTTTTGATTTCATTAACGCTGATTGGTGGGATCCATCAATATTACCAATTGTGTATAAGGAAAAGAGGACATATGCGATAAAACAAAAGACATATATCGGCGCTGAACTTCTTACAATAGCGGTCCCTATCTTTGACGAGAGCAAAAACATCAAATATGTTGTAATGAACGTGCGCGATAATATAAGCAATATTGATTTATATAACCCACAATATCTGTATATAGACTCTGCAAACGAGAACATCAAGCCGATATCTGAGAGCAAGATAATGAAAGAGCTTCTACAAAAAGTTAAAAAGATTGGGCAGATGGACGTTCCATGTATTATTCGTGGGGAAAGCGGGGTCGGGAAAAAAGTGGTGGGCAGATATCTGCATGCGATTAGTAAGAGAAAAGATAAACCTTTGATTGTCATTGACTGTGACTTGGCCTCGGACGAGCAGCTGGAGAACAAGATTAAAGAATTATTAGCTTATATAAAAGGTGAAGACAGTACGGCAGAATTTACCTCCGGGAGTACGCTGCTGTTTTGTAATATCTCACAAATGCCTATGAAATCTCAGGTATTGCTGTCCCAGTTTTTCCCTATGGACAATAAAAAGATGAATGCAATAAAAATCATTGCAACAACAAGTAAAAACTTGAATATCATGATGAAGAACGGTCAGTTCAGAGAAGACTTATACTACAAATTAAACGTTGCTGAAATATATGTCCCTCCGCTAAGAAGACGTCGAGAAGATATACGCCCTCTAATTTATATCTTCCTACAAAACTTCTGTAAGCAATATGGCGTAACGCGCCAATTTACAAATGGAGTTATTAAGGCTATGGTTAATTCTGAATGGGGAAGAAACGTCAGCGAACTTAAATTTTTAGTAGAGAGGCTCGTCGTTATGTCTGAAAACATCGTAATCGATGTAAACCAGCTACCGATTAATTTCTTTGGCATTAGCGACACAGACGAACCTCCCATCGAGGGCTCTTCTGAGTCTTTCGACGAGAAAATGGATATGTATGAACACTATGTAATTAATGACGCTTATCAGAAGTTCAAGACGTCGCGCAACCTTGCAAAGCATTTGGGCTTGAGTCAGACTAAGGCCAATAATCTTATACGAAAGCATATCAGAACAGAAGATAAAAACTAA
- a CDS encoding colicin immunity domain-containing protein — protein sequence MEEVIETKAGIQFKEMCEKLVAGELSAKDFAHQYLDLWDGEYDQISEWEYNTYLDDLIMSVSLYEPDPNVYEAEKEDGLLNDDALLADVKKYLEVYREAKNKSDFISHAQNGLFQ from the coding sequence ATGGAAGAAGTTATAGAAACGAAAGCCGGAATACAATTCAAGGAGATGTGTGAAAAACTCGTTGCCGGAGAACTCTCCGCTAAGGATTTCGCACACCAATATCTGGATTTGTGGGACGGGGAATATGATCAAATATCTGAGTGGGAATATAATACCTATCTGGACGATCTAATCATGTCCGTCTCCCTGTACGAGCCGGACCCCAACGTATACGAAGCGGAAAAAGAAGACGGGCTTTTGAACGACGACGCCCTTCTGGCTGATGTGAAAAAGTATTTGGAAGTATACAGGGAAGCAAAAAATAAATCAGACTTTATTTCACACGCTCAAAACGGACTTTTTCAGTGA
- a CDS encoding BCCT family transporter, whose protein sequence is MDNTSDKRIDKLLVGVSMLVVFFVTGCLYFLPESSLKVAKSIFNILTDIFGAPVLLLTFIGLIVLVFLAFTKYGKIQLGEGKPEFSTFSWVAMMISCGLGSATVYWAFIEWAYYIGTPGLGIAVGSKLAYEMSVTYSMFHWGFSAWALYAMVGLPIAYHFYVKRNEGLSLSAIVSAITGIKTTNAICRIVDILFMFICFGGLSITLGLSTPLVTMVICDVLGIEASFIMNVVLIIMISIVYSFSSYIGIKKGMAKISDWNIKLMILFIITLALLGPTLFIMSNFVNSFGLMLQNFIHMSLFTDPIAKSGFPEAWTIFYWLYWITYAPFTGVFIAKVSKGRSIRSVVANTILSGSAGCFLFFGVLGSLSMQRSITKVVNVVDMLNAGQDNAAIVQILRSLPGGPILMIIFCISTILFLATTLDGAAYTMSTTTTVGLRNNEEPNPMLRLFWCIMLSLVPLTMIFIKANLNTIKTCAIITAIPIVFIMALLMGGWIRWMIQDYGSVTTLQIEKEAQEKIAKAV, encoded by the coding sequence ATGGATAATACGTCGGATAAACGAATAGATAAATTGTTGGTTGGCGTCAGCATGTTGGTGGTTTTTTTTGTCACTGGATGCCTATATTTCTTGCCGGAATCCTCTCTTAAGGTAGCGAAATCCATATTCAATATTTTGACCGATATCTTTGGCGCACCGGTTCTGCTCCTAACATTTATCGGCCTGATCGTTTTGGTGTTTCTCGCATTTACAAAGTATGGAAAAATACAGCTTGGCGAGGGGAAACCCGAGTTCAGTACGTTCAGTTGGGTGGCAATGATGATAAGCTGCGGCCTTGGTTCTGCGACAGTTTATTGGGCGTTTATAGAATGGGCTTATTATATCGGTACCCCGGGTTTAGGAATAGCAGTCGGATCCAAGCTTGCTTATGAGATGAGTGTAACTTATTCAATGTTCCATTGGGGATTCAGCGCATGGGCCTTGTATGCTATGGTCGGATTGCCGATAGCATACCATTTTTATGTTAAGAGAAATGAAGGTCTAAGTCTAAGCGCTATTGTTAGCGCGATTACGGGAATCAAAACCACAAACGCCATATGCCGCATCGTTGACATATTGTTCATGTTTATCTGTTTTGGCGGTTTGAGTATCACTCTTGGCCTTTCTACGCCGCTGGTTACAATGGTTATCTGTGATGTCCTAGGAATTGAAGCATCCTTTATCATGAATGTCGTGCTTATAATAATGATATCTATTGTCTATTCTTTCAGCTCATATATCGGGATTAAAAAGGGTATGGCTAAGATATCTGACTGGAATATCAAGCTCATGATACTTTTTATAATTACGCTGGCACTCCTTGGCCCGACATTGTTCATAATGTCAAATTTTGTAAATTCGTTCGGGTTGATGCTCCAGAATTTTATCCATATGAGCCTGTTTACAGATCCTATAGCAAAATCCGGATTTCCAGAAGCTTGGACAATTTTCTACTGGCTGTATTGGATTACTTACGCTCCTTTCACAGGCGTGTTCATTGCAAAGGTATCAAAGGGCAGGAGCATACGTTCTGTTGTAGCCAACACAATACTTAGCGGTAGCGCGGGCTGCTTCCTGTTCTTCGGTGTGTTAGGAAGTCTTTCTATGCAGCGCAGCATTACTAAGGTGGTCAATGTTGTCGATATGCTTAATGCCGGACAAGACAATGCCGCCATTGTACAAATACTGCGTTCTTTGCCTGGAGGTCCGATCCTGATGATAATATTCTGCATCTCGACGATACTTTTCCTTGCGACAACGCTTGACGGCGCGGCATATACAATGTCCACAACAACGACTGTCGGGCTCCGTAATAATGAGGAGCCCAATCCGATGCTTAGACTGTTCTGGTGCATTATGCTTTCACTCGTTCCCCTTACGATGATATTCATCAAAGCTAACTTGAACACAATTAAAACTTGTGCGATTATTACTGCGATTCCTATAGTATTTATAATGGCGCTGCTAATGGGTGGATGGATACGGTGGATGATTCAAGACTACGGAAGCGTAACGACCCTCCAGATCGAAAAAGAGGCGCAGGAAAAGATTGCGAAGGCGGTGTAA
- a CDS encoding UxaA family hydrolase: MKRSIRMHQNDMVATVLESVDAGEYVDVFDDGNKPLFSVCAVNNIPYGNKIALSDIEMGEKVVKYGAVIGVCTNRIKRGELVHVHNVKSQYVDIPASIREAIIKEMGISVNGRCPS, from the coding sequence TTGAAACGGTCTATACGAATGCATCAAAACGATATGGTTGCCACGGTGCTTGAAAGTGTTGATGCTGGAGAATATGTTGATGTCTTTGACGACGGTAATAAACCTCTCTTTTCTGTATGTGCTGTGAATAATATTCCTTATGGGAATAAGATTGCTCTGTCAGATATAGAGATGGGCGAAAAGGTTGTCAAATATGGCGCGGTTATTGGGGTATGTACCAACAGAATCAAAAGGGGCGAACTTGTACATGTGCACAATGTTAAAAGCCAGTATGTTGATATACCGGCCTCCATACGGGAAGCGATAATCAAAGAGATGGGGATTAGTGTAAATGGGAGATGTCCGTCATGA
- a CDS encoding XRE family transcriptional regulator, whose translation MENFGIRLARLRKEKRLRRSDLAEVIGIDTETIARYERGEREPKLSDALTLADMLGVSLDYLAKGDEAQNKGDYFDGKDNICVLTTDIENAVISADTAKESVSVPRALVGKIDVNTPPFSLKITDDSMSSFGVKRGGYLIINPAERVDDFDIILVAYKSKTAIKRFQKMPDGAVRLLSPDGGDIDIPKEYIDDRNVFRIIGKAVLFQYSETIKLDHTF comes from the coding sequence ATGGAGAATTTCGGAATCAGGCTGGCCCGTTTAAGGAAAGAGAAGAGGCTGCGGCGCTCCGATCTTGCTGAAGTTATAGGTATAGATACTGAAACCATAGCGAGGTACGAACGCGGCGAAAGGGAACCGAAACTCAGCGACGCTCTTACGCTTGCAGATATGCTCGGTGTCTCCTTGGATTATCTTGCGAAGGGCGATGAAGCACAAAACAAAGGCGACTACTTCGACGGAAAAGATAATATTTGCGTCTTAACGACTGATATTGAAAATGCGGTTATTTCAGCGGACACGGCAAAAGAATCGGTATCTGTCCCCCGTGCTCTTGTCGGAAAGATCGATGTGAATACGCCGCCGTTTTCGTTGAAGATCACGGACGACAGCATGTCCAGTTTCGGAGTAAAGCGCGGCGGTTATTTGATAATAAACCCGGCTGAGCGAGTCGATGATTTCGATATTATATTGGTTGCGTATAAGTCAAAAACAGCAATAAAACGTTTTCAAAAAATGCCTGACGGCGCTGTTCGGCTTCTTTCTCCCGACGGCGGAGATATCGACATTCCAAAGGAATATATCGACGACCGCAATGTTTTCAGGATTATCGGTAAGGCTGTTCTCTTTCAATACAGCGAAACGATAAAGCTTGACCATACGTTTTAA